The DNA segment ACAGGGATAACAGCCGGGACTTTTTCGCCTTTCAGCACTTTGTCAGCAGTCTGAACACCTATCACGCCTATTTGTTCCGGACGTTGTGCCACAGTCGCGCCCATTTTACCGCTGTTTACCGCTTTGATACCGTCTTCTGTGCCATCGAAGCCGACAACCAGAACGTCAGTTTTACCGGCAGTTTGCAGGGCACGCAATGCGCCCAACGCCATTTCGTCGTTCTGAGCGAAGACGGCTTGTACGTCCTGATGCGCGGTCAGCAGGTTCTGCATAACGTTCAGGCCTTTCGTGCGATCGAAGTCAGCAGGCTGGCTGGCGAGGATCTGGAAATGGTGTTTTTCAGCGGCCTGAGCGAAACCTTTACCACGCTCACGGGCAACGGAAGTCCCGGCGATCCCTTCCAGTTCGATCACTTTGGCGTTTTCGCCTAATTTCTTCGCGATGTAGTCGCCGGCCATTTTGCCGCCGAAAGCGTTATCGGACGCCACGTGGCTGGCAACGACACCTTTGGTCGCCTGACGGTCAAGGGTGATCACCGGGATTTTCGCCTGGTTAGCCATCGCGACAGCGTTGCCTACTGCATCAGAATCGGTTGGGTTGATCAGCATCAGCTTGGTGCCGCGAACTGTCAGGTCCTGCACGTTCGCCAGCTCTTTCGCCGGGTTATTCTGCGAATCGAGAACAATCAGGTTGTAGCCCAGTTTGTCGGCTTCTTTTTGCGCACCGTCTTTCATAGAAACAAAGAACGGGTTATTCAGCGTGGAAACGACCAGCGCGATAGTGTCTTTCGCCATTACGTTAGCACTGAAAGAGGCGGTGATCGCAGCGGCGGAAACCCAGACAGCCAGTTTTTTCATATTCATGGTCATAAGTCCTGTAGGAGAGGTTATTTGTTGCTTTTGTTATCCACCAGAACCGCCAGCAGAATGACAACTGCTTTCACGATCATCTGGTAGTAGGAAGAAACACCTAATAAGTTCAAACCGTTATTCAGGAAACCAAGGATCAATGCACCGATCAGCGTTCCCACAATGCGTCCCTTACCCCCGGACAGGCTGGTTCCCCCTAAAACAACAGCGGCAATCGCATCCAGCTCGTAACCCGTACCCGCGTTAGGCTGCGCAGAAGATAAACGCGCCACTTCAATGATACTGGCCAGAGCGGCTAACAAACCACACAGGGAGTAGACGATAATTTTGACTTTATCAACGCTGATACCTGACAGACGCGTGGCGGATTCATTGCCGCCCAGCGCGTAGATATAACGTCCTAACCGGGTGTGATGCAGCATGTACCAGGCTGCGATAAACACCACGGCCATCAGCCAGACCGGCGTCGGGATACCCAGCGGGCGACCGATACCAAACCAGCCAAACACATCTGCCACATCATTAAAGCCGGTGCTGATCGGGCTGCCGTTGGTGTACACCATGGTGATACCGCGCAGCAGCAACATCATGACCAGCGTGGCGATAAACGCCTGCACCTTACCTTTGGCGACAATCATGCCAGTGACGGCACCGATACCTGCGCCCAACGCCAGCGCGCCCGCCACGGCAACCAGCGCATTCACTTCCAGCCCGACGATAGAGGCCGCAACCGCACCGGTCAGCGCCAGCAACGAACCGACGGATAAATCAATACCTGACGTCAGGATCACCAGTGTCATGCCCACCGCCATAATGGCGTTGACGGACGTTTGCTGAAGAATGTTAAACAGGTTATTCACGGTGAAGAAATTCGGGCTCATAGAAGAGACCACGGCAATCAACACCAGCAGTGCAATCAGAGACTTCTGCTCCAACAACCACTCTTTACTAATCCAGCGTTTTTTGGCTGATAATGTCTGAGAACTCATATCTGATTACTCCTGCGTCACGCGGTATTGCTTGCCGACAGCGGCTGCCATCAACACTTCTTGCGTAGCCTGTTCTATCGGGAATTCACCGCTTAAATGACCTTCATGCATCACAAGAACCCGGTCGCTCATACCGATCACTTCCGGCATTTCTGAGGAAACCAAAATGATGCTCAGCCCTTCGCGCTTGAACTGGTTAATAAGCTGGTAAATTTCTTTTTTGGCACCGACGTCAACGCCGCGCGTCGGTTCGTCGAGGATCAGGACTTTTGGCCGCGTCATTAACCCGCGGGCAATCGCCACTTTTTGCTGATTTCCGCCAGAGAGCAAACCAATCGGCTGCATCATCGATGGCGTTTTAATATTAAAGAGACGAATGAAGTCGCCAACGGCCTGCTGTTCATCGGCATGCTTGAGGCGTCCACCGCCGTGGCTGAAATAGCGCAGCGCGGTCAGCGACATGTTTTCCTTCACTGACATACCGAGCACTAAACCATCGCGTTTACGATCTTCGGAGATATAGACGATACCGTTCGCCAGTCCATCCTGCGGCGAGTGAGTAACCACTTCGCGGCCATCGAGGGATACGTACCCGCTCTTACGCGGCAGCGCGCCGTAGAGGATTTTCATCAGCTCGGTGCGGCCAGCGCCCATCAGCCCCGAGACACCGAGGATTTCGCCGCTGTACAACTCAAAGCTGACGTTATCCACGCCCGGTCCGCAGACATCACGAACCTGCAAGCGCAGCGCGCCGCGTTCGTGGTTGATGCGTGGGTATTGCTCTTCCAGACGACGGCCAACCATCATTTCGATCAACGTATCTTCTTCCAGCTCACTGACCGGACGCTCTGCGATAAACTGCCCGTCACGGAATACGGTGACGTCATCGCAGATCTCAAAAATTTCTTTCATGCGGTGAGAGATGTACACCACGCCGCAGCCAGCCGCTTTTAGTTCGCGAATAACGTTAAACAGGGAGGCTGTTTCGGTGTCGGTCAGCGCATCCGTCGGTTCATCCATAATGATGACTTTGGATTCGAAGCTCAGCACTTTGGCGATTTCGACCATCTGCTGATCGCCAATCGATAATTCACCGACCAGACGATCGCTTTTATAGCGCAGATTCAGGCGGGCCAGGAGTTTGTCCGCTTCGGCATACATCTTTTTCCAGTTGATGCGGCCAAAACCGTTTACAAACTCACGGCCGAGAAAAATGTTTTCAGCGATAGTCAGCTGAGGGATCAGGTTAAGTTCCTGATGGATAATGCCGATGCCCGCTTCCTGCGAAGCTTTCGGGCCACTGAACGCGGTTTCCTTGCCGAGGAAATATACTGAGCCGGCATCTTTTTGGTAGATGCCGGTCAGCACTTTCATCATCGTGGATTTACCCGCGCCGTTTTCACCCACCAGCGCCATCACACGTCCCGGATAAACGCTGAGCGCCGCGCCGGAAAGTGCTTTTACGCCGGGAAAGGCTTTATCAATCCCTGTCAGTTGCAGCAAAGGTTGCATAAAGGCCTCAGAAGGTTACGCCGGCACACAGGATCACATTCGCGTACGGCGAACATTCCCCGCTGCGAATGACAGCCCGACTTTTTTCGGTTTGCGCTTTGAATGCCTCATGACTGACGTAATCCAAAGCAATGGTGTTTCCCTGGTGTTGTTCGAGTTGTGTCAATCGGGCGAGTAACGCTTCATGGAGTTGAGGATTTTTGGTGAGGATTTCCTCTGCGAGGATAGCCCGCTCAACCTGCATCTCGTGTGTCACTACCTCTAGAACTTGTAAAAAGGTGGGAACTCCCTGGGTCAGCGCCAGATCGATGCGCTGGCAAGCTGCTGGCACCGGAAGTCCGGCATCGCCAATAACCAGCTGATCGGTATGACCTAACCGGGCAATAACAGTTGAGATTTCGGCATTTAACAGCGGTGACTTCTTCATTTTGACTCCTACAGCGAAACGTTTCGCTCACCAATGAGTTTATGAAACTGGCCGCACAAGGCAACGAAGATGTGATGGAATTGTGATCGCCGTCGAAACGTTTCGCTGGATGATTCAGAAATCGGAAGGCAATTTGAGTTAGTCATTTAAGGAAGGAGAAGACACAAACAAAACAGGGTACCCGAAGGTACCCTGTCAGCGGCAAAACGCAGGACTAAATTTCCACCTGCGTACCCAGTTCGATAACGCGGTTCGGCGGGATCTCAAACTGATCCGGTGCGCGCAAGGCGTTACGGCTGAGCGCCATAAACAGTTTGCCGCGGAAGTAGAGATACCACGGTCGCTTGGTGAGGATCAGCGATTCGTGCGACATAAAGAACGACGTTTCCATCATCCGGCACGGCAACCCTTCCAAACCGCAGCGGTGGAAAATCTCTTCCACGTTCGGCGTTTCTTTAAACCCGTAGCTTGCCACCACGCGCCAGAACGTCGGCGACAGCTGCTCGATGGTGACACGCCGGACGTTATGCACATAAGGTGCATCTTCTGTTCGCAACGTAAGCAGCACCACGCGCTCATGCAACACTTTGTTGTGCTTGAGGTTATGCAGCAACGCAAACGGAATGACGTTAATAGCGCGCGACATATACACCGCCGTTCCCGGAACACGAACCGGCGGGGATTTCTCAAGCGAGGCAATCATTGCCTCCAGCGAATTCCCGTGTTCATTCATGCGACGCATAAGACGGAAGCGCTCACTTTTCCAGGTGGTCATGACGATAAACATGCACAGGCCGAGTGTCAGCGGCAGCCAGCCGCCGGAGAACAACTTGGTGGCGTTCGCGGCAAACAGCGGGATATCCATAAACAGCAGACCGATCAGCAAAATGCCTACCAGGAACGGTTTCCAGTGCCAGTTTTTCAGCGCCACCGTACAAGAGAGAATACTGGTCAGTACCATCGTACCGGTCACGGCAATACCGTACGCCGCCGCCAGATTACTGGAGTGCTCAAAGCTGGCGATCACAATCACCACCGCGAAATACAGCAACCAGTTAATGGCCGGGATATAAATCTGACCCGCTTCCATTTCCGAGGTGTGAATGATGCGCATCGGCGGTAAATAGCCCAGTCGCACCGCCTGACGCGTCAGAGAGAACACACCGGAGATCACGGCCTGTGAAGCAATGATGGTCGCTAATGTGGCTAATACCAGTAACGGAATTAATGCCCAGTCAGGAGCCAGCAGGAAGAAGGGGTTTTTGATCGCTTCCGGATTTTTCAGCAATAACGCGCCCTGACCGAAATAGTTCAGCACCAGAGACGGCAATACCACCGTGAACCAAGCCAGACGGATCGGGAATTTCCCGAAGTGCCCCATATCGGCATACAACGCTTCCACGCCAGTAATCGACAGAACGACAGCGCCGAGTGCCAGGAAGGAGAAGGATTTATGTTCGATGAAGAAGTTAACCGCCCACATCGGGTTCATGGCGCGTAAAACTTCAGGGTTCTGCATGATGCTGTTTACGCCAAGGACGGCGAGCGTCAGGAACCAGACCAGCATCACCGGGGCAAAAAGTTTGCCCACGATACCAGTACCGTGTTTCTGAATAATGAAAAGCAGCGTCAGGACCGTAATAGAAAGGGGAACGATATAAGGATCGAGTGACGGCGCTGCTATCTCCAGACCTTCCATCGCAGAAAGCACAGAAATTGCAGGGGTTATCACCACTTCGCCATAGAAGAAGCTGCCACCGATCAGGCCAAGTATCACCAGCACCGCCGTGGTGCGCGATGATGTGTTTCTGCCCGCCAAAGACATCAGCGTCAGAATACCGCCTTCGCCCGCATTGTCCGCCCGCATCACGTACGTGAGGTACTTGAGCGACACAATAAGGATTAGCATCCAGAAAATCAGAGAGAGAAAACCAAATACGACGCTAGGCTCAACATTGAAACCATAGTGTCCGGAAAAACACTCTCTTAAGGTATAGAGAGGACTGGTACCAATGTCGCCATAGACCACACCAATGGCGGCCAGGGTTACTGCTGGGAGTGACCGTTTATGTTCAGTGCTCATATTTCGTTTCTTTTTTGCTCGAACATCCGTAAGCGATGCGTGCGCTCAGTCCAATGATGCCCACTAAAAGGCGCACAGTATGCACGAATAAATCAGATTGCCTACCCTTAAATGTGCAGCTAAACCGGCGTTCAGACGAACGAGGTCACAAATCTGATAATAGAAAATTTTTAGTAATCAACAAGCTATACAGTGAAAAATAATCATGGCTTATCGCTGCGAGCCAGTACACTATTCAATATCTAAATGGAAACCGGAAGAGACAGTATGGCGCAATCTCCCCTTCTGGCAGAACGGATTGCCCGTCTTGCTAACGCACTGGAACATGGCTTGTACGAGCGACAGGACGCCATTCGTTTATGTCTGCTGGCCGCACTGTGCGGCGAAAGCGTTTTTCTGCTCGGCCCGCCGGGCATTGCAAAGAGCCTGATCGCCCGCCGTTTAAAATTCGCCTTCCGTCATGCACGTGCCTTTGAATATCTGATGACGCGATTTTCAACGCCGGAAGAAGTCTTTGGCCCGCTCTCAATTCAGGCCCTGAAAGATGAAGGCCGATATCTGCGTCTGACCGAAGGTTACTTACCGGAAGCAGAAATCGTCTTCCTTGATGAAATCTGGAAAGCAGGCCCCGCAATCCTCAATACCTTGCTGACCGCTATCAACGAACGCCGTTTCCGTAATGGCGAACGCGAAGAGCCGATCCCTTTACGCCTGCTGGTCAGCGCTTCTAACGAACTGCCTGAAGCCGACGGCAGTCTGGAAGCGTTATA comes from the Enterobacteriaceae bacterium Kacie_13 genome and includes:
- the rbsB gene encoding ribose ABC transporter substrate-binding protein RbsB, with product MNMKKLAVWVSAAAITASFSANVMAKDTIALVVSTLNNPFFVSMKDGAQKEADKLGYNLIVLDSQNNPAKELANVQDLTVRGTKLMLINPTDSDAVGNAVAMANQAKIPVITLDRQATKGVVASHVASDNAFGGKMAGDYIAKKLGENAKVIELEGIAGTSVARERGKGFAQAAEKHHFQILASQPADFDRTKGLNVMQNLLTAHQDVQAVFAQNDEMALGALRALQTAGKTDVLVVGFDGTEDGIKAVNSGKMGATVAQRPEQIGVIGVQTADKVLKGEKVPAVIPVDLKLVAQP
- the rbsC gene encoding ribose ABC transporter permease translates to MSSQTLSAKKRWISKEWLLEQKSLIALLVLIAVVSSMSPNFFTVNNLFNILQQTSVNAIMAVGMTLVILTSGIDLSVGSLLALTGAVAASIVGLEVNALVAVAGALALGAGIGAVTGMIVAKGKVQAFIATLVMMLLLRGITMVYTNGSPISTGFNDVADVFGWFGIGRPLGIPTPVWLMAVVFIAAWYMLHHTRLGRYIYALGGNESATRLSGISVDKVKIIVYSLCGLLAALASIIEVARLSSAQPNAGTGYELDAIAAVVLGGTSLSGGKGRIVGTLIGALILGFLNNGLNLLGVSSYYQMIVKAVVILLAVLVDNKSNK
- the rbsA gene encoding ribose ABC transporter ATP-binding protein RbsA, whose amino-acid sequence is MQPLLQLTGIDKAFPGVKALSGAALSVYPGRVMALVGENGAGKSTMMKVLTGIYQKDAGSVYFLGKETAFSGPKASQEAGIGIIHQELNLIPQLTIAENIFLGREFVNGFGRINWKKMYAEADKLLARLNLRYKSDRLVGELSIGDQQMVEIAKVLSFESKVIIMDEPTDALTDTETASLFNVIRELKAAGCGVVYISHRMKEIFEICDDVTVFRDGQFIAERPVSELEEDTLIEMMVGRRLEEQYPRINHERGALRLQVRDVCGPGVDNVSFELYSGEILGVSGLMGAGRTELMKILYGALPRKSGYVSLDGREVVTHSPQDGLANGIVYISEDRKRDGLVLGMSVKENMSLTALRYFSHGGGRLKHADEQQAVGDFIRLFNIKTPSMMQPIGLLSGGNQQKVAIARGLMTRPKVLILDEPTRGVDVGAKKEIYQLINQFKREGLSIILVSSEMPEVIGMSDRVLVMHEGHLSGEFPIEQATQEVLMAAAVGKQYRVTQE
- the rbsD gene encoding D-ribose pyranase, whose protein sequence is MKKSPLLNAEISTVIARLGHTDQLVIGDAGLPVPAACQRIDLALTQGVPTFLQVLEVVTHEMQVERAILAEEILTKNPQLHEALLARLTQLEQHQGNTIALDYVSHEAFKAQTEKSRAVIRSGECSPYANVILCAGVTF
- a CDS encoding low affinity potassium transporter Kup encodes the protein MSTEHKRSLPAVTLAAIGVVYGDIGTSPLYTLRECFSGHYGFNVEPSVVFGFLSLIFWMLILIVSLKYLTYVMRADNAGEGGILTLMSLAGRNTSSRTTAVLVILGLIGGSFFYGEVVITPAISVLSAMEGLEIAAPSLDPYIVPLSITVLTLLFIIQKHGTGIVGKLFAPVMLVWFLTLAVLGVNSIMQNPEVLRAMNPMWAVNFFIEHKSFSFLALGAVVLSITGVEALYADMGHFGKFPIRLAWFTVVLPSLVLNYFGQGALLLKNPEAIKNPFFLLAPDWALIPLLVLATLATIIASQAVISGVFSLTRQAVRLGYLPPMRIIHTSEMEAGQIYIPAINWLLYFAVVIVIASFEHSSNLAAAYGIAVTGTMVLTSILSCTVALKNWHWKPFLVGILLIGLLFMDIPLFAANATKLFSGGWLPLTLGLCMFIVMTTWKSERFRLMRRMNEHGNSLEAMIASLEKSPPVRVPGTAVYMSRAINVIPFALLHNLKHNKVLHERVVLLTLRTEDAPYVHNVRRVTIEQLSPTFWRVVASYGFKETPNVEEIFHRCGLEGLPCRMMETSFFMSHESLILTKRPWYLYFRGKLFMALSRNALRAPDQFEIPPNRVIELGTQVEI